Proteins encoded in a region of the Watersipora subatra chromosome 5, tzWatSuba1.1, whole genome shotgun sequence genome:
- the LOC137397149 gene encoding tigger transposable element-derived protein 1-like codes for MPLLTLLVSKTIYVQTSFIKFLYLPPNTTLLPQPMDQQVIANFKRLYTKQLFRRCFEVTEITQLNLREFWKVHFDIVQCLKMVKKAWNEVSKQILKSSWKRLWPGVEVNQDTEDSEKEVIIDPTSEGDVTEIVSLRMSMGLVVDEADIDNLIEEHREELTTEDLKELEAVHSNIVQEEQQFGGDKELEGTEKITSTEIKKTLSCYENLTKLIANKHSEKVLTSGAMDNVNDTCLSYFRDILKNHQKQTRLDKFFKKKGSKGTDDDSKCNKRARNKSAHKEVLSD; via the coding sequence ATGCCTCTGCTCACCCTCCTGGTCTCAAAGACTATTTACGTTCAGACttcttttatcaaatttctctACCTGCCTCCAAACACCACCCTACTCCCTCAGCCTATGGAccagcaagtaatagctaatttCAAAAGACTTTACACAAAACAACTGTTTAGAAGATGCTTTGAAGTCACTGAGATCACTCAACTCAACCTGCGGGAGTTTTGGAAGGTTCATTTTGACATTGTTCAATGCCTGAAGATGGTTAAAAAAGCCTGGAATGAGGTTTCTAAGCAAATCTTAAAATCATCATGGAAAAGGCTATGGCCAGGCGTTGAGGTGAATCAAGACACCGAAGATTCTGAAAAAGAAGTCATCATAGATCCTACCTCCGAGGGTGATGTTACAGAAATAGTTTCACTCAGGATGTCTATGGGGCTTGTTGTTGATGAAGCTGATATTGATAACCTTATTGAGGAGCACAGGGAAGAGCTCACAACAGAAGATTTAAAAGAGTTAGAGGCCGTGCACAGCAACATAGTTCAGGAGGAGCAACAATTCGGTGGTGACAAAGAATTAGAAGGGACTGAGAAAATCACATCAACCGAAATAAAGAAAACATTAAGTTGTTATGAGAACCTCACCAAATTAATTGCAAACAAACATTCCGAAAAAGTACTCACAAGCGGTGCTATGGACAATGTTAACGACACTTGCTTGAGCTATTTTAGAGACATTCTGAAGAATCATCAAAAACAGACTCGTTTGGATAAATTTTTCAAGAAAAAAGGATCAAAAGGCACAGATGATGACAGTAAATGTAACAAAAGAGCTAGGAATAAAAGTGCACATAAAGAAGTGCTATCAGATTAA